The window TTAACCGCTTTCTTATAAAGGGGATGACGAACGAAATCTTCAACTGCAACAACTATGGTCTTGTCCATCTTGTCGCTGACAACCTTGCCAACCCTTGTCTTTCTGCTGTTTCTTTCCATGATGCAGACCTCCTTCCTTCATTTTCTATGCGTTCAATTCTTTTTCTTTTTGTATAGTTTTAACTCTTGCAATATCTTTCTTTACATACTTGATTTTTACAGGATTGTCCAACTGTCCAGTGGCTAATTGAAATCTCAAATTAAACAATTCGCTCTTCAAGTCATTGAATTGATTGTCCAATTCCTGCGATGTCATATCACGCAATTTTTTAGTTTTCATTAGCTTCACCACCTTTTTCAGCCGCACTTTCCTTGCTTACAAACTTACATCTGATGGGCAATTTGTGAGCGGCCAATCTCAAAGCCTCTCTTGCGACTTCTTCGCTGACACCTGATAATTCAAACATTATTCTTCCCGGCTTTACAACCGCAACCCAGTATTCTGGAGAACCTTTACCGG is drawn from Peptostreptococcaceae bacterium and contains these coding sequences:
- the rpmC gene encoding 50S ribosomal protein L29, translating into MKTKKLRDMTSQELDNQFNDLKSELFNLRFQLATGQLDNPVKIKYVKKDIARVKTIQKEKELNA